The following proteins come from a genomic window of Pseudomonas syringae:
- the kdpB gene encoding potassium-transporting ATPase subunit KdpB — protein sequence MNLPINAAKNAAAKATESQATESAKTGIAALWRPALVQAFVKLDPRQLKRSPVMLVVELTAILTTVLCVIPDPQVPTSVCVQIALWLWFTVLFANFAEALAEGRGKARADSLKAGSEGLKARIRDVNGNLRTINASELRKGDVVRVEIGEMIPGDGEVIEGIAAVNEAAITGESAPVIRESGGDRSAVTGNTRLVSDWLLIRISANPGESTLDRMIALVEGAKRQKTPNEVALDILLIGLTLIFLLVVITLQPFAHFAGGSLPLVFLVALLVTLIPTTIGGLLSAIGIAGMDRLVRLNVIAKSGRAVEAAGDVHVLLLDKTGTITFGNRRCAAVYAAPGVTPKELGEGALLASLADDTAEGKSIVEFLRNLHPMSEPPLSSVTAVPFSADTRLSGVDYQGHVYRKGAVDSLLAFINMQRSELPPALAREVDKIAKTGGTPLLVCANGRLLGAIHLKDVVKPGIRERFEELRKLGIRTVMVTGDNPLTAAAIAAEAGVDDVLAEATPEKKLERIRQEQGEGRLVAMCGDGANDAPALAQADVGMAMNDGTQAAREAANMVDLDSDPTKLLDVVQIGKQLLVTRGALTTFSIANDVAKYFAVLPALFAAIYPQLGVLNIMQLASPQSAILSAIVFNALIIVVLIPLALRGVRVQAASAAHLLRRNLLIYGLGGIVVPFIGIKLIDMLLVGLGLV from the coding sequence ATGAACTTACCGATCAATGCTGCAAAAAATGCTGCTGCGAAAGCCACTGAATCGCAGGCAACCGAGTCGGCAAAAACCGGCATCGCGGCCCTGTGGCGTCCGGCGCTGGTGCAGGCGTTCGTCAAGCTCGACCCACGTCAGCTCAAACGTTCGCCGGTCATGCTGGTGGTGGAGCTGACTGCCATTCTGACCACCGTGCTATGCGTCATCCCTGATCCGCAAGTGCCGACTTCGGTCTGTGTGCAGATCGCCCTGTGGCTGTGGTTCACCGTGTTGTTCGCCAACTTCGCCGAAGCGCTGGCCGAAGGGCGTGGCAAGGCGCGCGCCGACAGCCTCAAAGCGGGCAGTGAAGGCCTCAAGGCTCGTATCAGGGACGTAAACGGCAATCTGCGCACCATCAACGCCAGTGAATTACGCAAAGGAGATGTGGTGCGCGTCGAAATCGGCGAAATGATTCCCGGTGACGGCGAAGTCATCGAAGGCATTGCGGCCGTCAATGAGGCCGCGATCACCGGCGAATCCGCGCCGGTGATTCGCGAATCCGGTGGCGACCGCTCGGCCGTGACCGGCAACACCCGGCTGGTGTCCGACTGGCTGCTGATACGCATCAGCGCCAACCCCGGTGAATCGACACTGGACCGCATGATCGCGCTGGTCGAAGGCGCCAAACGCCAGAAGACCCCTAACGAAGTGGCGCTGGATATCCTGCTGATCGGCCTGACGCTGATCTTCCTGCTGGTGGTCATCACCTTGCAGCCGTTCGCGCACTTCGCCGGTGGCAGCCTGCCGCTGGTGTTTCTGGTAGCGCTGCTGGTGACGCTGATTCCGACCACCATTGGCGGCCTGCTGTCGGCCATCGGTATTGCCGGTATGGACCGCCTGGTGCGCCTCAACGTGATCGCCAAATCCGGCCGTGCCGTAGAAGCCGCAGGCGATGTGCATGTGCTACTGCTGGACAAGACCGGCACCATCACCTTCGGCAACCGTCGTTGCGCGGCTGTCTATGCAGCGCCGGGCGTGACCCCGAAGGAACTGGGCGAAGGCGCCTTGCTGGCGTCGCTGGCCGATGACACGGCGGAAGGCAAATCCATCGTCGAATTCCTGCGCAACCTGCACCCGATGAGCGAGCCGCCCCTGAGCTCGGTGACTGCAGTGCCGTTCAGCGCTGATACGCGTCTGTCCGGCGTGGACTATCAGGGCCACGTGTACCGCAAGGGCGCGGTGGATTCGCTGTTGGCCTTCATCAATATGCAGCGCAGCGAACTGCCGCCTGCACTGGCCCGTGAAGTCGACAAGATCGCCAAGACCGGTGGCACGCCCTTGCTGGTCTGCGCCAACGGTCGACTGCTGGGCGCGATCCACCTCAAGGACGTGGTCAAGCCGGGTATTCGCGAGCGCTTCGAAGAGCTGCGCAAACTGGGTATTCGCACGGTGATGGTCACCGGTGACAACCCGCTGACTGCTGCGGCGATTGCCGCCGAAGCAGGCGTTGACGATGTGCTGGCCGAAGCCACGCCGGAGAAGAAGCTGGAACGGATTCGTCAGGAACAAGGCGAAGGACGCCTGGTGGCGATGTGTGGCGACGGCGCCAACGATGCGCCGGCACTGGCTCAGGCCGACGTCGGCATGGCGATGAACGACGGCACCCAGGCGGCGCGGGAAGCGGCGAACATGGTCGACCTCGACAGCGACCCCACCAAGTTGCTGGACGTGGTGCAGATCGGCAAGCAATTGCTGGTCACCCGCGGCGCGCTGACCACGTTCTCCATTGCCAACGACGTGGCCAAGTATTTCGCCGTACTGCCGGCACTGTTCGCGGCCATTTATCCGCAACTGGGCGTGCTCAACATCATGCAACTGGCCAGCCCGCAGAGCGCGATCCTCTCGGCCATCGTGTTCAACGCGCTGATCATCGTTGTGCTGATTCCGCTGGCCCTGCGTGGCGTGCGCGTCCAGGCCGCCAGTGCGGCTCACCTGCTGCGTCGCAACCTGCTGATCTATGGCCTGGGCGGCATCGTTGTGCCGTTTATCGGTATCAAGCTGATCGACATGCTGCTGGTCGGACTCGGCCTTGTTTGA
- the kdpC gene encoding potassium-transporting ATPase subunit KdpC produces the protein MSSVLRPALSLIVLMSLITGVAYPLVVTGVAQVAFPAQANGSLLYDEAGKVRGSTLIAQSFTGDEWFQSRPSAGAFATVASGASNFAPSNPALATRVTEDAAKLANPSAGPVPLALLTTSGSGLDPHLSPEAVAWQAGRVAAARQLPLDKVQALIDANTKRPLVGPPVVNVLTLNMSLNQLPSAPRSAQL, from the coding sequence ATGTCCAGTGTATTGCGTCCGGCCCTTAGCCTGATTGTGTTGATGAGCCTGATTACCGGTGTGGCCTATCCGCTGGTGGTCACCGGCGTGGCCCAAGTGGCGTTTCCGGCCCAGGCCAATGGCAGCCTGCTGTATGACGAGGCGGGCAAGGTGCGCGGCTCGACGTTGATTGCCCAGTCGTTTACCGGCGATGAATGGTTCCAGTCGCGTCCGTCGGCGGGTGCGTTTGCGACCGTGGCCAGCGGCGCGAGCAACTTCGCCCCGAGCAACCCGGCGCTGGCGACACGCGTTACCGAAGACGCCGCCAAACTGGCAAACCCCTCTGCTGGCCCGGTGCCGCTGGCCTTGTTGACCACCTCCGGCAGTGGTCTGGACCCGCATCTTTCGCCTGAAGCGGTCGCCTGGCAGGCCGGTCGCGTTGCAGCGGCCCGGCAGTTGCCGCTGGACAAAGTGCAGGCACTGATCGATGCCAACACTAAGCGTCCGCTGGTCGGCCCACCGGTGGTCAACGTGTTGACCTTGAATATGAGCCTGAATCAGTTACCGTCTGCACCACGCAGCGCGCAGCTGTAA
- a CDS encoding sensor histidine kinase codes for MSDSGRADALLAQLPREGRGRLKVFLGAAPGVGKTYAMLQAAHAQLRQGVKVLAGVVETHGRAETEALLNGLPQQPLLRTEYRGMTLEEMDLDALLKAAPSLVLVDELAHTNAPGSRHTKRWQDIQELLAAGIDVYTTVNVQHLESLNDQVRGITGVQVRETLPDWVLQEAFDLVLIDLPPRELLERLRDGKVYVPEQARAAIDAFFTQTNLTALREMAMQTAAAQVDNDLAQGYRQLGQSAPAVRGRMLVGIDGDLHAERLVRHASRVAQRRHLPWSAVHVDDGQTLDEQSRARLQNAQQLAERLGGEAVSLRAGEVARTLVQHAIERRASVVLVGQSRRHWRRKVFGGGVAARLLREGHGLEISVLDDSEELPDQPPRARPAREVVWFDYGLAFVATLIASLVAWGVAGVLALPNISLIFLAAVLLVAVRSSMGPALACAGLSFLAYDFLFIPPSFSLNIQREEDVLTLLFFLLMSALTGKLAARQRRQLQALRDTQEQTSELLDLSRKMTAATDGKAVFNAAEQHFSGWKELHLCLVDRDGEGGWVVETGGPLTFSEAERAAADWAWKHDQPAGSGTGTLPSGRWWWWPISAEEGPLALLGVSAREGQSFTAQHRRLLAALTQPLAQALARAQLAQELEAARLHGETEQLRSALLASVSHDLRTPLTSMRGSIDSLLALGEAIPLEDRRELLEGTRDEAERLDRYIQNLLDMTRLGHGALKLARDWVSPADIVGSALNRLRAVMAPLQVSTQVTGELPLLYVHAALIEQALVNVLENAARFSPLGGRLQVAAGVVDSELFFSVSDEGPGIPEDERAKIFDMFYTAARGDRGGQGTGLGLAICQGMIGAHGGRLTVEDGIDGLGTRITLFLPLQAQPDAEIEEPA; via the coding sequence TTGAGTGATTCCGGTCGAGCTGATGCACTGCTGGCCCAGTTGCCCCGCGAAGGGCGCGGGCGGCTGAAGGTTTTCCTCGGCGCTGCGCCTGGCGTCGGCAAGACGTACGCCATGCTCCAGGCAGCCCACGCGCAGTTGCGTCAGGGCGTGAAGGTGCTGGCGGGCGTGGTGGAAACCCACGGCCGCGCGGAAACCGAGGCGCTGCTCAACGGCCTGCCGCAACAGCCCTTGCTGCGCACCGAATACCGCGGCATGACCCTCGAAGAAATGGACCTCGACGCGCTGCTCAAGGCTGCGCCGAGCCTGGTTCTGGTCGACGAACTGGCGCACACCAACGCGCCCGGCAGTCGGCACACCAAGCGCTGGCAGGACATTCAGGAACTGCTCGCTGCCGGTATCGATGTCTACACCACGGTCAACGTGCAGCATCTCGAAAGCCTTAACGACCAGGTGCGTGGCATTACCGGCGTGCAGGTGCGTGAAACCCTGCCGGACTGGGTGCTGCAGGAGGCCTTCGACCTGGTGCTGATCGACCTGCCGCCGCGCGAACTGCTGGAGCGCCTGCGCGACGGCAAGGTTTACGTACCGGAACAGGCGCGAGCGGCCATCGATGCGTTCTTTACCCAGACCAACCTGACGGCACTGCGCGAAATGGCCATGCAGACGGCTGCGGCGCAGGTCGATAACGATCTGGCGCAGGGTTATCGGCAGTTGGGTCAGTCTGCCCCGGCGGTGCGCGGGCGGATGCTGGTCGGCATTGATGGCGACCTGCACGCCGAGCGTCTGGTGCGTCACGCCAGCCGGGTTGCCCAGCGTCGCCATTTGCCATGGAGCGCGGTGCACGTCGACGACGGGCAGACGCTGGACGAACAGTCCCGCGCCCGTTTGCAGAACGCCCAGCAACTGGCCGAGCGACTGGGTGGCGAAGCGGTGTCGCTGCGTGCCGGAGAGGTCGCCCGGACGCTGGTGCAGCATGCCATCGAGCGGCGCGCCAGCGTGGTGCTGGTCGGCCAGTCGCGCCGCCACTGGCGGCGTAAGGTCTTCGGCGGCGGTGTTGCCGCGCGTTTGCTGCGCGAAGGGCACGGGCTGGAAATCTCGGTGCTCGACGACAGCGAAGAGCTGCCCGATCAACCACCGCGCGCGCGCCCGGCTCGCGAAGTCGTCTGGTTCGATTACGGCTTGGCATTCGTCGCCACGCTGATCGCCAGTCTGGTGGCCTGGGGTGTCGCGGGCGTGCTGGCGCTGCCGAATATTTCCCTGATCTTTCTCGCGGCAGTGCTGCTGGTCGCGGTGCGCAGCAGCATGGGGCCAGCGCTGGCGTGTGCCGGGTTGTCGTTTCTGGCGTATGACTTTCTGTTCATTCCGCCGAGTTTTTCGCTGAATATCCAGCGCGAAGAAGACGTGCTGACCCTGCTGTTTTTCCTGCTGATGTCAGCCCTGACCGGCAAGCTGGCGGCGCGCCAACGCAGGCAACTGCAAGCGCTGCGCGATACTCAGGAGCAGACCAGCGAACTGCTCGACCTGTCACGCAAGATGACCGCTGCCACTGACGGTAAAGCGGTATTCAACGCCGCCGAGCAGCATTTTTCCGGCTGGAAGGAGTTGCACCTGTGTCTGGTCGACCGCGACGGGGAGGGTGGCTGGGTGGTCGAAACCGGCGGACCGCTGACCTTCTCGGAAGCCGAGCGTGCCGCCGCCGACTGGGCCTGGAAGCATGATCAACCGGCTGGCAGCGGCACGGGTACGCTGCCTTCCGGACGCTGGTGGTGGTGGCCGATTAGTGCAGAAGAAGGGCCACTGGCCCTGCTGGGCGTCAGCGCTCGCGAAGGCCAGTCGTTCACCGCGCAGCATAGACGTCTTCTGGCGGCGCTGACCCAACCGCTGGCGCAGGCGCTGGCCCGCGCGCAACTGGCGCAAGAGCTTGAAGCGGCGCGCCTGCACGGTGAAACCGAGCAACTGCGCAGCGCTTTGCTGGCCTCGGTATCGCATGACCTGCGCACCCCGCTGACCTCGATGCGCGGCAGCATCGACAGCCTGCTGGCATTGGGTGAAGCCATTCCACTGGAGGACCGCCGCGAGCTGCTGGAAGGCACGCGTGACGAGGCCGAGCGTCTGGACCGTTATATTCAGAACCTGCTGGACATGACGCGTCTGGGGCATGGCGCGCTGAAGCTCGCTCGCGACTGGGTGTCGCCCGCCGATATCGTCGGCAGCGCGCTCAACCGGCTGCGTGCCGTAATGGCGCCCTTGCAGGTCAGCACCCAGGTGACTGGCGAGCTGCCGTTGCTGTATGTCCACGCCGCGTTGATCGAGCAGGCGCTGGTCAACGTGCTGGAGAACGCCGCCCGCTTTTCGCCTCTCGGCGGGCGCTTGCAGGTGGCTGCGGGCGTGGTCGACAGCGAACTGTTCTTCTCGGTGAGTGACGAAGGGCCGGGCATTCCCGAGGACGAACGGGCGAAAATCTTCGACATGTTTTACACCGCCGCACGCGGTGATCGTGGCGGACAGGGTACCGGGCTTGGGCTGGCGATCTGTCAGGGCATGATCGGTGCGCATGGCGGGCGACTGACTGTCGAGGACGGCATCGACGGGCTGGGTACGCGCATCACCCTGTTTCTGCCATTACAGGCGCAGCCGGATGCTGAAATTGAGGAGCCAGCTTGA
- a CDS encoding response regulator: MSQTATILVIDDEPQIRKFLRISLVSQGYKVLEAATGAEGLTQAALNKPDLLVLDLGLPDMDGQQVLSEFREWSAVPVLVLSVRASETQKVQALDAGANDYVTKPFGIQEFLARIRALLRQVSGNDKPESALRFGPLTVDLAYRRVLLDEQEVALTRKEYAVLAQLARHPGRVITQQQLLKDIWGPTHTEDSHYLRIVVGHLRQKLGDDPTAPRFIITEAGIGYRLLADS, translated from the coding sequence ATGAGTCAGACGGCAACTATTCTGGTGATCGACGACGAACCGCAGATTCGCAAATTCCTGCGCATCAGTCTCGTGTCCCAGGGCTACAAGGTACTGGAGGCGGCGACAGGGGCGGAGGGTCTGACTCAGGCAGCGCTGAACAAGCCGGACCTGCTGGTGCTCGACCTCGGCCTGCCGGACATGGACGGCCAGCAGGTGCTGAGCGAGTTTCGCGAGTGGTCGGCAGTGCCCGTACTGGTGCTCTCGGTGCGCGCCAGCGAAACGCAGAAAGTTCAGGCGCTGGACGCCGGCGCCAACGACTACGTGACCAAGCCGTTTGGCATTCAGGAGTTTCTGGCCCGGATCCGCGCATTGCTCAGGCAGGTGTCGGGCAACGACAAGCCAGAGTCGGCCTTGCGCTTCGGCCCGCTCACAGTGGATCTGGCCTATCGCCGTGTGCTGCTTGATGAGCAGGAAGTGGCACTGACTCGCAAAGAGTACGCGGTGCTGGCGCAGTTGGCGCGGCATCCGGGGCGGGTCATTACCCAGCAGCAATTGCTCAAAGACATCTGGGGGCCGACACACACCGAAGACAGCCACTACCTGCGTATAGTGGTCGGGCATTTGCGCCAGAAACTCGGCGATGACCCGACCGCGCCGAGGTTTATTATCACTGAGGCAGGGATCGGCTATCGATTGCTCGCCGACAGTTGA
- a CDS encoding lipoprotein: MKALICLPLLVLVLAGCAGKTGYRDSCATQLDAAWHELDLAKAEGFAGTVSYSKALSLLTGAKTQQQFEAFEGCTEKSEKARFYIRESRAGR; the protein is encoded by the coding sequence ATGAAAGCCCTGATCTGTCTGCCATTGCTGGTTCTGGTTCTCGCAGGTTGTGCCGGCAAGACCGGGTATCGGGACAGCTGCGCTACCCAGCTCGACGCCGCCTGGCATGAACTCGACCTGGCCAAGGCCGAAGGCTTCGCCGGTACCGTCAGCTACTCCAAGGCCCTGTCGCTGCTGACCGGCGCCAAGACCCAGCAACAGTTTGAAGCCTTTGAAGGCTGCACCGAAAAATCCGAAAAAGCCCGCTTCTACATCCGCGAATCCCGCGCGGGTCGCTGA